In Candidatus Campbellbacteria bacterium, the following are encoded in one genomic region:
- the rpsC gene encoding 30S ribosomal protein S3 — MTHTVHPYAHRIGIIRDWKSRWFGSKKSYPEYLRSDVVIREHLEKKLRGLYVSSVDIERSEKVLRVIVKTSRPGLIIGRNGEEIQKLKTSLIKALRKAESNIPEEVRIDVEEIKSPESDAGIVAEMVREGLERRLPFRRVLKQTADKVMANRNVLGVRIRVAGRLGGADMARTEEIMKGRVPLQTFRSDIDFTETRAGIAQGTLGIKVWIYRGEVFEEDKESSR, encoded by the coding sequence ATGACACACACTGTACACCCATACGCACATAGAATTGGAATTATCCGTGATTGGAAATCACGCTGGTTCGGTTCAAAGAAATCATATCCCGAGTATTTGCGCTCGGATGTGGTTATTCGTGAGCACCTTGAAAAAAAGTTGCGTGGGTTGTATGTTTCTTCAGTAGATATTGAGCGCAGTGAAAAAGTTCTTCGCGTAATAGTAAAAACTTCACGCCCCGGTCTTATAATAGGCCGAAACGGAGAAGAGATACAAAAGCTAAAAACATCTTTAATAAAAGCTCTACGGAAAGCAGAATCTAATATTCCCGAAGAAGTACGAATTGATGTCGAAGAGATCAAATCTCCTGAGTCCGACGCCGGCATAGTAGCGGAGATGGTACGTGAAGGACTTGAGCGCCGTCTGCCGTTTCGACGTGTGTTGAAACAGACAGCAGATAAAGTAATGGCGAATCGAAACGTTCTGGGCGTTCGTATTCGCGTAGCCGGTCGTCTTGGCGGAGCTGACATGGCAAGAACTGAAGAAATAATGAAGGGTCGAGTTCCTCTTCAGACTTTTCGCTCAGACATTGATTTCACCGAGACTCGAGCCGGAATAGCCCAAGGAACGCTTGGTATTAAGGTCTGGATATATCGCGGTGAGGTATTTGAAGAAGATAAAGAGAGCTCACGATAA
- a CDS encoding 30S ribosomal protein S5 — MTTDKTKEDMTEKTNSPKPKSEGKEGSERTSSQSYNKDSARVSRYGDPSKRQSKEGAENRRGGGRKQGKRFNKKGDRPRPEFDQKIVSIRRVTRVVAGGRRFSFSVSLVAGDRKGSVGVGIGKASDTALAIEKAFRDAKSSMVKIKRTEEGSIPHDVEARYTSSHVLLRPSKGKGLVAGSSVRTVLDFAGIKDVSGKLISRSKNKLNNARATVKALEKFGVVERQEKPASSEESENKEETQSRS, encoded by the coding sequence ATGACTACGGACAAAACAAAAGAAGATATGACTGAAAAAACCAATTCGCCAAAGCCAAAGAGTGAAGGTAAAGAAGGCTCAGAACGAACTAGCTCTCAGAGCTATAATAAAGATAGCGCGCGAGTGTCGCGATACGGAGATCCGAGCAAGCGCCAATCAAAAGAAGGGGCAGAAAACCGCAGAGGTGGAGGCAGAAAACAAGGAAAGCGTTTTAATAAAAAAGGAGATCGTCCTCGTCCTGAATTTGATCAGAAAATTGTTTCAATTCGTCGAGTTACGCGTGTAGTAGCAGGAGGTAGGCGTTTTAGCTTTTCTGTTTCACTGGTAGCAGGTGATAGAAAAGGATCGGTTGGAGTCGGTATCGGCAAGGCATCTGATACTGCTCTCGCCATCGAAAAAGCATTTCGTGACGCCAAAAGTTCAATGGTTAAGATAAAACGAACAGAAGAAGGTTCTATTCCTCATGACGTGGAAGCAAGGTATACTTCTTCGCACGTTCTACTGCGTCCTTCTAAGGGCAAGGGACTCGTCGCGGGTAGCTCAGTCAGGACCGTTCTAGATTTTGCCGGTATCAAAGACGTATCAGGAAAACTTATTTCACGTAGTAAGAACAAACTGAACAACGCACGGGCTACCGTTAAAGCTTTGGAGAAGTTTGGGGTTGTTGAAAGACAGGAAAAGCCCGCTTCCTCAGAGGAGAGTGAGAATAAAGAGGAGACGCAAAGTAGATCTTAA
- the rplN gene encoding 50S ribosomal protein L14 — translation MIQTQTLVKITDNSGGKIGRVFKILGGSKKRYAQIGDVVVLSVQSAEPRKQVKKKDVLHAVVVRQAKPMRRDDGSYIRFDENAVVAIEKGGKEPRAGRVFGPIPREISEKGFQRIASLAPEVL, via the coding sequence ATGATTCAGACTCAAACACTCGTAAAAATAACAGATAACTCAGGCGGAAAGATCGGCCGTGTGTTCAAGATACTCGGTGGGTCAAAGAAGCGATACGCACAGATAGGTGACGTTGTTGTTTTGTCGGTGCAGTCAGCGGAACCACGCAAGCAAGTCAAGAAAAAAGATGTTTTGCATGCCGTGGTTGTAAGACAAGCCAAACCAATGCGACGTGATGATGGATCATATATTCGCTTCGATGAAAACGCGGTGGTGGCAATCGAGAAAGGCGGCAAGGAGCCTCGCGCTGGACGTGTCTTTGGGCCTATTCCACGCGAGATATCCGAAAAAGGATTTCAGCGTATCGCTTCGCTTGCCCCAGAAGTACTCTAG
- a CDS encoding uL15 family ribosomal protein, with translation MQINSLERKHPNKTSRQLGRGGKRGKTSGRGHKGQKARAGHRIRPEIRDEIKSMPKLRGYRFSSFTAKPIPVNLALLEKHYKEGEAVTVVSLMEKGLVKKQGGKAPAVKILGNGDITKKLNVEGIEVSTTAREKIEKAGGKIS, from the coding sequence ATGCAGATAAATTCACTAGAGAGAAAACATCCGAATAAAACGTCACGACAGTTGGGACGTGGAGGCAAGCGTGGCAAGACTTCCGGGCGTGGTCACAAAGGTCAAAAGGCGCGCGCGGGGCACCGTATTCGTCCTGAAATACGCGACGAGATCAAGAGTATGCCAAAATTGCGCGGTTATAGGTTCTCTAGCTTCACAGCAAAACCAATACCCGTGAATTTGGCTCTTCTAGAAAAGCACTACAAGGAGGGTGAGGCAGTTACGGTAGTTTCTTTAATGGAAAAAGGTCTTGTTAAAAAACAAGGAGGCAAAGCGCCGGCCGTAAAAATTCTTGGCAATGGCGATATTACCAAAAAATTAAATGTAGAAGGTATCGAAGTATCGACTACAGCTAGAGAAAAAATAGAAAAAGCCGGAGGTAAGATCTCATAG
- the rplE gene encoding 50S ribosomal protein L5: protein MTTTLREKQSKAFEELKGDLGYENKMQAPRIEKIVISSGIGKVDDKNKIELIEDRLARITGQKPAPRQAKKSIASFKVREGDKVGYQVTLRGPEKEAFFDKLINVAIPRMRDFRGLSRESVDEMGNYTVGVREHTIFPETSDEELRNVFGFSVTIVTTAKSGEEALRYLEYLGLPIKKEETETEQ from the coding sequence ATGACAACGACTTTAAGAGAAAAACAAAGCAAGGCATTTGAGGAGTTGAAAGGTGATCTTGGATACGAAAACAAGATGCAGGCTCCGCGTATTGAAAAGATAGTTATATCAAGCGGTATCGGTAAAGTGGACGATAAGAACAAAATTGAACTTATCGAGGATCGGTTGGCTCGTATTACCGGCCAAAAACCCGCTCCACGCCAGGCGAAAAAATCCATTGCTAGCTTTAAAGTACGTGAAGGCGACAAGGTTGGCTATCAGGTCACTCTGCGCGGACCCGAGAAGGAGGCGTTTTTTGACAAGCTGATAAATGTCGCCATTCCGCGTATGCGCGACTTTCGTGGGCTGTCTCGCGAATCGGTAGACGAAATGGGTAATTATACTGTCGGAGTCAGGGAGCACACTATTTTTCCCGAGACGTCAGATGAAGAGCTGCGCAATGTGTTTGGTTTTTCAGTTACTATCGTGACAACCGCAAAGAGCGGCGAAGAAGCTTTGAGGTATTTAGAGTACCTAGGTTTGCCGATAAAAAAAGAGGAAACCGAAACTGAACAATAA
- a CDS encoding type Z 30S ribosomal protein S14 has product MAKKSVIARSQKKPKHSTRVVRRCFKCGRKRGYMRDFDLCRICFRELANEGKIPGVRKSSW; this is encoded by the coding sequence ATGGCTAAAAAGTCAGTAATCGCACGAAGCCAAAAGAAGCCGAAACACTCGACGCGCGTAGTGCGGCGTTGTTTTAAGTGCGGTCGCAAGCGCGGCTATATGCGAGATTTTGACCTTTGCCGTATCTGCTTTAGAGAACTTGCAAATGAAGGGAAAATTCCCGGAGTTAGAAAATCGTCATGGTAA
- a CDS encoding nucleoside monophosphate kinase, with product MNQHTIIFIGSQGSGKGTQAQRLTEYLEVEYPEVPVFLFGTGEGFRNFAKEEGYTNKIVADYLSRGEILPVFLPIWLWTKMCIENLKGNEHIVFEGSPRTKLEAQVMESAFDFYARDSVTVIKLEVSKEEVVRRLLERGRSDDTREAIEERLSWYEENVNPALEFFAENSRYDLVSIDGEKTPDEVFESILEKTNLS from the coding sequence ATGAATCAACACACTATAATATTTATCGGAAGCCAAGGGAGCGGAAAGGGTACTCAAGCCCAGCGCCTAACAGAATATTTGGAAGTAGAATATCCGGAAGTGCCGGTATTTCTTTTTGGTACGGGAGAAGGATTTCGGAATTTTGCGAAAGAAGAAGGTTATACGAACAAAATCGTTGCTGACTATCTTTCGCGGGGAGAGATATTGCCGGTCTTTTTGCCGATTTGGTTATGGACAAAGATGTGTATAGAGAACTTAAAGGGCAACGAGCATATAGTTTTTGAGGGTTCTCCGCGCACGAAATTGGAGGCGCAAGTAATGGAAAGCGCGTTTGATTTTTATGCCCGAGATTCGGTAACTGTGATAAAGCTTGAGGTTTCCAAAGAAGAGGTGGTCAGGCGGCTCTTGGAGCGCGGACGCTCAGATGATACAAGAGAAGCTATTGAAGAGCGTCTTAGTTGGTACGAGGAAAATGTAAATCCCGCGCTTGAATTTTTTGCAGAAAATTCTCGTTATGATCTTGTTTCTATAGACGGTGAAAAAACGCCTGATGAAGTATTTGAAAGTATTTTAGAAAAAACTAACTTGAGTTAA
- the secY gene encoding preprotein translocase subunit SecY, whose translation MNFFVTFQKAFKDPQIKKRIFFVLFALFIFRVLAAIPIPAIDQAELSTLLSGNQFLGLLNLFSGGGLSSLSIVMLGVGPFITASIGMQLLTTVIPQLKTMYHEEGDAGRRKFSQISRMITVPLALFQAFGFLIFLQQQGILSGLSIPELVTNAVIVATGSVLIMWVGELISEFGIGNGVSMIIFAGIVAGLPSTVQQLAFTYTPADLPIYIAFAFAAIAIVSGVVAISEAERPIPITNSKQARGGARSAGQISTYLPLKVNQAGVMPIIFALAILLFPQFVFGFLSGLDNAALASFGDQATQLFQNAIFYSLFYFGLVFFFTYFYTAITFDPESIAENLQKSGSYVPGVRPGTATEKYIGSVLTRITFVGATFLGVIAVLPLIMQGITGNPNLAIGGTALLIVVSVVLDFIKKVDAQVSMREY comes from the coding sequence ATGAACTTTTTTGTTACATTCCAGAAAGCGTTTAAAGATCCGCAAATAAAAAAGCGAATATTTTTCGTATTATTTGCTCTTTTTATATTTCGGGTTTTAGCCGCTATACCGATTCCGGCTATCGATCAGGCGGAACTTTCTACTCTTTTGTCCGGTAACCAATTCTTAGGTTTGCTCAACCTGTTTTCAGGTGGCGGACTTTCATCGCTTTCGATCGTTATGCTCGGAGTTGGTCCTTTCATTACCGCCTCTATTGGTATGCAGCTTCTAACGACCGTTATTCCCCAGCTTAAAACGATGTACCACGAAGAGGGGGACGCGGGACGTCGCAAGTTTTCCCAGATCTCTCGTATGATCACGGTTCCACTAGCTCTTTTCCAGGCTTTTGGATTTCTGATCTTTCTTCAACAACAAGGTATTCTTAGCGGGCTTTCGATCCCGGAGCTTGTTACGAACGCAGTCATAGTGGCCACCGGCTCGGTGCTTATTATGTGGGTCGGAGAGCTTATCTCAGAATTTGGAATAGGTAATGGAGTATCAATGATAATTTTTGCCGGTATTGTTGCCGGTTTGCCGTCCACGGTTCAACAGTTGGCTTTCACTTACACTCCGGCCGATCTTCCAATTTACATCGCTTTCGCGTTTGCGGCGATTGCTATCGTATCTGGAGTTGTGGCGATCTCTGAGGCGGAGCGTCCGATCCCGATCACTAATTCTAAACAAGCACGAGGGGGCGCGCGCAGTGCCGGTCAAATTTCTACCTACCTACCATTAAAGGTAAATCAGGCCGGAGTTATGCCCATAATCTTTGCTTTGGCGATACTTTTGTTCCCGCAGTTCGTGTTCGGCTTTCTCTCCGGCCTTGATAACGCGGCGCTCGCATCTTTTGGTGATCAAGCTACGCAATTATTCCAAAACGCTATATTCTACTCGTTGTTTTACTTTGGTTTGGTATTCTTTTTCACTTACTTCTATACGGCTATTACGTTCGACCCTGAATCTATAGCGGAGAATCTGCAGAAGAGCGGTTCATATGTTCCTGGAGTGCGTCCAGGCACAGCCACCGAAAAATATATCGGCTCGGTTTTGACAAGAATTACTTTTGTCGGCGCGACCTTCTTGGGCGTTATAGCCGTACTGCCTCTCATTATGCAGGGGATCACAGGTAATCCGAATCTGGCCATCGGCGGTACCGCGCTCCTGATCGTTGTCTCGGTAGTTTTGGACTTCATCAAAAAAGTGGATGCGCAGGTCTCAATGCGCGAATATTAA
- the rpsH gene encoding 30S ribosomal protein S8 gives MVTDPIGDFLTRIENAGNARQNTTTVPFSSLKENIAKVLEREGYIASVETSGKNTSKTLEVGIKYSADKTPRVNKTERVSKPSRRMYTSYEDIKPFKFGKGNTILSTPKGILTDMEAKKQEVGGEILFSIW, from the coding sequence ATGGTAACAGACCCTATTGGAGACTTTTTAACGCGTATTGAGAACGCAGGAAACGCCCGTCAGAATACGACAACGGTGCCGTTTTCGTCGCTGAAAGAAAATATAGCCAAAGTTCTTGAGCGCGAAGGATACATTGCAAGTGTTGAAACGTCAGGTAAGAACACCTCAAAGACTCTCGAGGTTGGGATCAAGTATAGTGCCGACAAAACACCTCGAGTGAATAAAACCGAACGAGTGTCCAAGCCGTCACGCAGAATGTATACTTCTTATGAAGATATAAAGCCGTTCAAATTCGGGAAAGGCAATACGATCCTTTCAACCCCCAAAGGCATCCTTACTGATATGGAGGCCAAAAAACAAGAAGTGGGAGGAGAGATACTTTTTTCAATCTGGTAA
- the rplP gene encoding 50S ribosomal protein L16, producing MLFPKKVKFRKWQKQRKHPEKTGVASRGIDIDFGSHGMKSVDYGRIRSFQIEAARKIISRTIGKTGRMWIRVFPDRPYTEKPPEVGMGKGKGDPQGYEFEVTPGRVLFEVDGVTEEVAREALRKGAAKLPVAIKIVAR from the coding sequence ATGTTATTCCCTAAGAAAGTAAAGTTCAGAAAGTGGCAAAAACAGCGCAAGCACCCTGAGAAAACGGGAGTGGCTAGCCGTGGAATAGACATTGATTTTGGTTCTCACGGAATGAAGTCGGTGGATTATGGGCGAATCCGATCTTTTCAAATAGAAGCGGCGCGAAAGATTATATCGCGAACTATCGGCAAAACAGGGCGTATGTGGATCCGTGTTTTTCCCGACCGACCCTATACCGAGAAACCACCCGAGGTAGGTATGGGTAAAGGTAAAGGCGATCCGCAGGGGTATGAATTCGAAGTTACTCCGGGGCGCGTTCTTTTCGAAGTAGACGGAGTTACCGAAGAAGTAGCGCGAGAAGCGCTTCGTAAAGGAGCAGCCAAATTACCGGTAGCTATAAAAATTGTTGCTCGCTAG
- the rpsQ gene encoding 30S ribosomal protein S17 — translation MEKTKEQTNKRNKTTLKGTVVSDKTKDTVVVLVNRYVKHPKYKKYMKIGRRIKAADVGNTRSVGDTIFIEECAPISKDKRFKVIDK, via the coding sequence ATGGAAAAGACAAAGGAACAAACAAATAAAAGAAACAAAACCACGCTAAAAGGCACGGTAGTTTCGGACAAAACGAAAGACACGGTAGTGGTTTTGGTTAATCGTTATGTAAAGCATCCAAAGTACAAAAAGTATATGAAGATAGGCAGGCGTATTAAAGCCGCGGACGTAGGTAATACGCGCTCGGTTGGAGATACTATCTTTATAGAAGAATGTGCTCCGATATCCAAAGATAAGCGTTTTAAGGTGATCGATAAGTAG
- the rplF gene encoding 50S ribosomal protein L6, with the protein MSRVGKQELKIPNGTTVELNGDTVVVKGPKGTLERTLNPKVNVSVEDGEVKVTPVDDELPTQALWGTFASHIKNMIDGVNDPFEKKLEVEGVGYRAEMQGSDLVLNVGYSHPIKMPIPEGVEVSVEKNVISVSGPNKETVGQFASSIRSMRKPEPYKGKGIHYEDEYVRRKQGKKSV; encoded by the coding sequence ATGTCACGAGTAGGAAAACAAGAATTAAAAATACCTAATGGTACGACCGTCGAACTAAACGGCGATACTGTTGTTGTTAAGGGGCCAAAGGGAACTTTGGAGAGGACTCTGAATCCCAAGGTAAACGTTTCGGTAGAAGATGGTGAGGTTAAAGTTACTCCTGTCGATGACGAACTTCCTACTCAAGCGCTGTGGGGTACTTTTGCCTCGCACATAAAAAATATGATAGACGGGGTAAACGATCCCTTTGAGAAGAAACTAGAAGTAGAGGGCGTGGGATATCGAGCGGAAATGCAAGGTAGCGACTTGGTTTTGAATGTCGGGTATTCGCATCCTATAAAGATGCCGATACCGGAAGGCGTTGAGGTTTCAGTTGAAAAAAATGTCATTTCGGTATCTGGTCCCAACAAAGAGACTGTCGGACAATTCGCCTCCTCGATCCGGTCTATGAGGAAGCCGGAGCCGTACAAAGGCAAAGGAATTCATTATGAAGATGAGTATGTCCGCCGTAAGCAAGGTAAGAAATCTGTATAA
- the rplR gene encoding 50S ribosomal protein L18, with product MTTLRNKKRLNRHNRIRARIMGTAERPRLAVFRSNKQFYAQLVDDEAGETLIGVTSLNIKNKSSKEKAQDVAKEIAKKAKEKGIEKVVFDRGGFLYTGNIKLFADTAREAGLIF from the coding sequence ATGACCACTCTTAGAAACAAAAAAAGACTCAACCGACATAATCGCATTCGTGCGAGAATAATGGGAACTGCCGAGCGTCCTCGCCTTGCTGTTTTTCGTTCAAATAAACAGTTCTACGCGCAGCTTGTTGATGATGAGGCGGGAGAAACACTTATCGGAGTAACCTCCCTTAATATCAAGAACAAATCTTCCAAAGAAAAAGCACAGGATGTGGCAAAAGAGATAGCGAAAAAGGCGAAGGAAAAAGGTATAGAGAAAGTAGTTTTTGATCGCGGTGGTTTTCTTTACACCGGTAACATTAAGCTTTTCGCTGATACCGCTCGGGAAGCAGGGTTAATTTTTTAG
- the rplX gene encoding 50S ribosomal protein L24 has translation MKIKKNDNVTVVSGKDKGVTGKVTEAFPRRNKVVVESVNVVKRHAKSSKKGESGEIIEKSLPIDVSNVMLLDPKENKPTRIGYSTNKEGKKVRVAKKSGQNID, from the coding sequence ATGAAGATCAAGAAAAACGACAACGTTACAGTGGTTTCAGGAAAAGATAAAGGAGTAACCGGAAAAGTTACAGAGGCTTTTCCTCGTCGAAACAAAGTTGTCGTTGAAAGTGTAAACGTGGTGAAGCGTCACGCTAAGTCGAGCAAAAAAGGGGAAAGTGGGGAGATAATTGAGAAATCTCTACCGATCGACGTTTCCAACGTAATGCTACTCGATCCAAAAGAAAACAAACCGACAAGAATAGGCTACTCTACGAACAAGGAGGGCAAAAAGGTCCGCGTGGCGAAAAAGAGCGGCCAGAACATAGACTAA
- the rpmC gene encoding 50S ribosomal protein L29, whose protein sequence is MKEIQKKKDNDLKKLLLEKREELREYRFGATGSKASNTNLGNQIKKDVARILTEINARAQK, encoded by the coding sequence ATGAAAGAAATACAAAAAAAGAAAGACAACGATCTGAAAAAGCTTCTTTTAGAGAAGCGCGAGGAACTGCGGGAATACCGTTTTGGCGCGACCGGGAGCAAGGCCAGCAATACGAATCTTGGAAATCAGATAAAAAAGGATGTGGCTCGTATTCTAACGGAGATAAACGCCAGAGCTCAGAAATAA